A stretch of the Acidobacteriota bacterium genome encodes the following:
- a CDS encoding glycosyltransferase codes for MTPLSVGFIGPLPPTRSGIADYDFEILSSLSKKSSLSLVSYEPDHAEKALRAAHDVLLFQVGNDPLHAPSVEALCAPGRRTPAVVVLHDFVLHHLFAAAYLDRGREAEYARALEAAHGARGRAHAEEGRRGPRIPVWDLDPWAFPMSAAVVRAADAVIAHSALVRGAVLRESPKTRVVEIPHHVVEAPRTPRDEARRALGLPLGRPVAASLGVVTPAKRVGKILEALASLPAGRRPFLFVGGAVGEDDPLHRYVDEHGLEGDVAFGGYLSDDDFWRAASAADFGVNLRHPTMGETSGAVCRLAGFGLPLIVSDTGWFRELPDAFASRVPVGGDEVPRLAAEMEALAFDSERTHARSEAAVAWGEARRPDRVAEAYAGVLREAAEGRARPLGLRGYVAHALAEVGVGRPGAFGTASREPDAALVAAAAARLAPLLR; via the coding sequence ATGACCCCTCTTTCCGTCGGCTTCATCGGCCCGCTGCCGCCCACGCGCTCCGGCATCGCAGACTACGACTTCGAAATCCTCTCTTCACTTTCAAAGAAATCTTCTCTTTCTCTCGTCTCTTATGAACCCGACCATGCAGAGAAGGCCCTCCGGGCCGCCCACGATGTCCTCCTTTTCCAGGTCGGCAACGACCCGCTGCACGCTCCGTCCGTCGAGGCGCTGTGCGCACCGGGACGCCGGACGCCGGCCGTCGTCGTCCTCCACGACTTCGTCCTCCACCACCTCTTCGCCGCCGCGTATCTCGACCGCGGCCGGGAGGCCGAGTACGCGCGCGCCCTCGAGGCGGCGCACGGCGCGCGCGGACGCGCCCACGCCGAGGAGGGGAGGCGCGGCCCGCGAATCCCGGTTTGGGACCTCGACCCGTGGGCGTTCCCGATGTCGGCGGCGGTCGTCCGCGCGGCGGACGCGGTGATCGCACACTCGGCGCTCGTCCGGGGCGCCGTGCTGCGCGAGAGCCCGAAGACACGGGTGGTCGAGATTCCGCACCACGTGGTCGAGGCGCCCCGCACGCCGCGGGACGAGGCGCGCCGCGCGCTCGGGCTGCCACTCGGCCGGCCGGTCGCGGCGTCGCTGGGCGTCGTGACGCCCGCGAAGAGAGTCGGGAAGATCCTGGAGGCGCTCGCGTCCCTTCCGGCCGGCCGCCGGCCGTTCCTGTTCGTCGGCGGTGCGGTCGGGGAGGACGACCCGCTCCATCGGTACGTCGACGAGCACGGCCTCGAGGGAGACGTCGCCTTCGGCGGCTACCTCTCGGACGACGACTTCTGGCGCGCCGCCTCCGCGGCCGACTTCGGCGTGAATCTCAGGCACCCGACGATGGGGGAGACGTCGGGCGCGGTCTGCCGGCTCGCCGGCTTCGGCCTGCCGCTCATCGTCTCGGACACTGGCTGGTTCCGCGAGCTGCCCGACGCGTTCGCGTCCAGGGTGCCGGTCGGGGGCGACGAGGTGCCAAGGCTGGCGGCCGAGATGGAAGCGCTCGCCTTCGATTCCGAGCGCACGCATGCGCGCTCGGAGGCCGCAGTCGCCTGGGGCGAGGCGCGGCGGCCCGATCGCGTCGCCGAGGCGTACGCCGGCGTCCTGCGAGAGGCCGCGGAAGGCCGAGCGCGCCCGCTCGGCCTCCGGGGCTACGTTGCGCACGCGCTCGCCGAGGTGGGCGTCGGGCGCCCGGGCGCGTTCGGCACCGCGAGCCGCGAGCCCGACGCGGCGCTCGTCGCCGCGGCAGCGGCGCGCCTCGCGCCGCTCCTGCGCTAA
- a CDS encoding glycosyltransferase family 4 protein gives MARILVCNAQVPFASGGAERHADGLVREIRAAGHEAELVRLPFKWYPREEILTSALAWRLLDVSEADGKRVDLVIPMKFPSYLVRHENKVVWLIHQFRQAYDRFGTPESDFTASPADTRWRELIADADRTGLGEARKIFTNARNTADRLARFNGIAAEALYHPPPLAGRYRAEPSQGFALAAGRLDTWKRMDLAIGAAAAGKFHLVIAGDGPDRARLETIAKKSGANVRFAGRVSDEELLTLYATSSAVIFPPADEDYGYIALEAFLSKKPVVTCTDSGGPLEFVVDGENGRVVQPDPAALGSAVADLLANSEKSREFGERGFERVRGISWSHAVRSLLEAGGIR, from the coding sequence ATGGCCCGCATCCTCGTCTGCAACGCGCAGGTGCCGTTCGCCTCGGGCGGCGCCGAGCGGCACGCCGACGGCCTCGTGCGCGAAATCCGCGCGGCCGGGCACGAGGCCGAGCTCGTGAGGTTGCCGTTCAAGTGGTATCCGCGCGAGGAGATCCTGACGTCCGCGCTCGCGTGGCGGCTCCTCGACGTCTCCGAGGCCGACGGCAAGCGCGTCGACCTCGTCATCCCCATGAAGTTCCCGTCGTACCTCGTGAGGCACGAGAACAAGGTCGTCTGGCTCATCCACCAGTTCCGCCAGGCGTACGACCGGTTCGGGACGCCCGAGAGCGACTTCACGGCGTCGCCGGCCGACACGCGCTGGCGCGAGCTGATCGCGGACGCCGACCGCACGGGGCTCGGGGAGGCGCGGAAGATCTTCACGAACGCGAGGAACACCGCCGACCGCCTCGCACGGTTCAACGGGATCGCCGCCGAGGCGCTCTACCACCCGCCGCCGCTCGCGGGGCGGTACCGCGCGGAGCCGTCGCAGGGGTTCGCGCTCGCGGCCGGGCGGCTCGACACGTGGAAGCGGATGGACCTCGCGATCGGCGCCGCGGCGGCGGGGAAGTTCCACCTCGTGATCGCGGGCGACGGGCCCGACCGGGCGCGGCTCGAGACGATCGCGAAGAAGAGCGGCGCGAACGTCCGGTTCGCAGGGCGGGTCTCGGACGAGGAGCTCCTGACCCTCTATGCGACGTCGAGCGCGGTCATCTTCCCGCCGGCCGACGAGGACTACGGCTACATCGCTCTCGAGGCGTTTCTCTCGAAAAAGCCCGTCGTGACCTGCACGGACTCCGGCGGCCCGCTGGAGTTCGTCGTGGACGGCGAGAACGGGCGGGTCGTCCAGCCGGATCCGGCCGCACTTGGCTCCGCTGTCGCCGACCTTTTGGCGAATTCGGAGAAATCCAGGGAATTCGGAGAGAGAGGCTTTGAAAGGGTAAGAGGGATCAGCTGGAGCCATGCGGTCAGGTCCCTGCTCGAGGCGGGCGGAATTCGATGA
- a CDS encoding class I SAM-dependent methyltransferase codes for MSPNKDDAAGRDAAALARDLVTQISAISASLSSGLESRSGAPLAAPGAGPAYEWPRALLENAGRFVSPVLPAEAALRPLKAALLRLLRIVTRDQSTFNSALLEAVRGALLETEKAMRDVSTSAVAARDASRRAEEAAARVGSEAAVRLSEATAALEARLDAEAGAIVGNLHAGLERIDALERDRDVRFEVLARERERENEKTGEILRKVEEAGEGLRMLRLDWSSLRSNLQNVAVAGAPPEVRGSEAIRAHSGGGALRADDPLRAGLYVSFEEHFRGSEDEIRRRQKSDAALFRGAPGPVADLGCGRGEFLEALAAEGVKGIGCDANPVMAARAKEKKLAVDAADLFAWLAARPDGSLGGITAFQVVEHLAPSSLFDLVELSARKLAAGGRVLFETVNPESVYAMRWFWMDLTHVRPVPAPSLAQLLTASGFRDVSVDFRSPVPESEGLTAEAAKDPRLAPIARLLFAPQDYAVTGVK; via the coding sequence ATGAGCCCGAACAAGGACGACGCGGCCGGCCGCGACGCAGCCGCCCTCGCCCGGGACCTCGTGACGCAGATCTCGGCGATCTCCGCGAGCCTCTCCTCGGGCCTCGAGTCCCGCTCCGGCGCACCGCTTGCGGCGCCCGGCGCCGGGCCCGCATACGAGTGGCCGCGCGCGCTCCTCGAGAACGCCGGCCGGTTCGTGAGCCCGGTCCTTCCGGCCGAGGCGGCCCTCCGCCCGCTCAAGGCCGCGCTCCTCAGGCTCCTCCGCATCGTCACGCGCGACCAATCGACGTTCAATTCCGCGCTTCTCGAGGCCGTGCGCGGGGCGCTTCTCGAGACGGAGAAGGCCATGCGCGACGTCTCGACGTCGGCCGTCGCCGCCCGCGACGCGTCGCGCCGCGCGGAGGAGGCCGCTGCGCGTGTCGGGTCGGAGGCGGCGGTTCGGCTCTCCGAGGCGACGGCCGCACTCGAGGCTCGCCTCGACGCCGAGGCGGGGGCGATCGTAGGGAACCTCCACGCGGGCCTCGAGAGGATCGACGCGCTCGAGAGGGACCGCGACGTGCGCTTCGAGGTGCTCGCCCGGGAGAGAGAGCGAGAGAACGAGAAGACCGGGGAGATTCTTAGAAAGGTGGAAGAGGCGGGCGAAGGTCTCAGGATGCTGCGCCTCGACTGGTCCTCCCTTCGAAGCAATTTGCAGAACGTCGCCGTCGCCGGGGCGCCACCCGAGGTGAGAGGGTCCGAAGCAATCCGCGCTCATTCCGGCGGCGGCGCTCTCCGCGCCGACGACCCGCTGCGCGCGGGCCTCTACGTGAGCTTCGAGGAGCATTTCCGCGGCAGCGAGGACGAGATCCGCCGCCGGCAGAAGTCCGACGCCGCGCTCTTCCGCGGGGCGCCGGGACCCGTCGCGGACCTGGGATGCGGCCGCGGCGAGTTCCTCGAGGCGCTCGCGGCCGAGGGTGTGAAGGGCATTGGATGCGACGCGAACCCCGTCATGGCCGCGCGCGCGAAGGAGAAGAAGCTCGCCGTGGACGCGGCCGACCTCTTCGCGTGGCTCGCCGCCCGGCCGGACGGCTCGCTCGGCGGGATCACGGCGTTCCAGGTGGTCGAGCACCTTGCGCCGTCGTCGCTTTTCGACCTCGTCGAGCTTTCCGCCCGCAAGCTCGCCGCGGGCGGGCGCGTCCTCTTCGAGACGGTCAACCCGGAGTCGGTCTACGCAATGCGCTGGTTCTGGATGGACCTCACTCACGTGCGGCCCGTGCCGGCGCCATCCCTCGCGCAGCTGCTCACGGCGAGCGGGTTCCGGGACGTCTCCGTCGACTTCAGGTCTCCGGTTCCGGAGAGCGAGGGCCTGACCGCGGAGGCCGCGAAGGACCCGCGTCTCGCACCGATCGCGCGGCTCCTCTTCGCGCCGCAGGACTACGCCGTCACGGGCGTGAAGTAG
- a CDS encoding PD40 domain-containing protein: MRNHRRSLAVVAAAALAAAVLAGLAAIAADGPPPNPFEGTLSPLSYEGEKHLANVRQLTFGGENAEAYWSADGKKLIFQSTRPPHACDQIFEMDPGAPEKTTRLLSTGKGRTTCAYFFPDGKRFLYASTHLGGDACPPPPDMSHGYVWALFPEYDIFSASADGSGLKRLTTTAGYDAEATISTDGKRIVFTSARDGDLELYAMDADGSNVKRLTNTVGYDGGAFFSDDGQWLVYRAHHPTEPKAVESFKALLARSLVKPTTLEIRVMRADGTGDRQVTSNGAANFAPFFFRGGHDRILFCSNAADAKGRNFDLWAVNTDGSSLERVTFNPTFDGFPMFSPDGKRLAFCSNRHNAKAGETNVFVADWVP; this comes from the coding sequence ATGAGAAACCACCGCAGGTCCCTCGCCGTCGTCGCCGCCGCTGCCCTCGCCGCAGCGGTCCTGGCCGGTCTCGCCGCGATCGCCGCGGACGGGCCGCCGCCGAACCCGTTCGAGGGCACGCTCTCTCCGCTTTCGTACGAGGGCGAGAAACACCTCGCGAACGTCCGGCAGCTCACGTTCGGGGGCGAAAACGCCGAGGCCTACTGGTCGGCGGACGGGAAGAAGCTCATCTTCCAGTCCACGCGGCCGCCGCACGCGTGCGATCAGATCTTCGAGATGGACCCCGGCGCTCCGGAGAAGACGACGCGTCTCCTCTCGACCGGCAAGGGCCGGACGACGTGCGCCTACTTCTTCCCGGACGGGAAGCGTTTCCTCTACGCCTCGACGCACCTCGGCGGCGACGCCTGCCCGCCTCCGCCCGACATGTCGCACGGGTACGTCTGGGCGCTGTTCCCCGAGTACGACATCTTCTCCGCGAGCGCCGACGGGTCGGGCCTCAAGCGGCTCACGACGACGGCGGGCTACGACGCCGAGGCGACGATCTCGACGGACGGCAAGCGCATCGTCTTCACGTCGGCCCGCGACGGCGACCTCGAGCTCTACGCGATGGACGCGGACGGCTCGAACGTGAAGCGCCTCACGAACACCGTCGGATACGACGGAGGCGCGTTCTTCTCCGACGACGGGCAATGGCTCGTCTACCGGGCGCACCACCCGACGGAGCCGAAGGCCGTCGAAAGCTTCAAGGCCCTTCTCGCCCGCTCGCTGGTGAAGCCGACGACGCTGGAGATCCGCGTGATGCGCGCCGACGGCACGGGCGACCGCCAGGTCACGTCGAACGGCGCCGCGAACTTCGCGCCGTTCTTCTTTCGCGGCGGGCACGACCGGATCCTCTTCTGCTCGAACGCGGCGGACGCGAAGGGACGAAACTTCGACCTCTGGGCCGTGAACACGGACGGCTCGAGCCTCGAGCGCGTCACGTTCAACCCGACGTTCGACGGCTTTCCGATGTTCTCCCCGGACGGCAAGCGTCTCGCGTTCTGCTCGAACCGCCACAACGCGAAAGCCGGCGAGACGAACGTCTTCGTGGCGGACTGGGTGCCCTGA
- a CDS encoding AI-2E family transporter, translated as MPQFRSARLYPIVFLLVLLVAVGGLSYAVLRPFFSGILWATIVAVALWPLWARVRSRAENRQGLAAGLFTLAVALVVLLPAVLLGAAILNQAAGAATAAAARLKESDVHSWNDVLAIPGVERVSAWVRETVGLSAEDLQTKALEIARNASSWLASAGGAAVLSFLDILVTFVLTLFLLFFFLRDGEGMVEALTDLIPIDDAERRRIVRSLGSMLESIFKGSLLCAVVQGTSGALAWVAAGLPSAILAGVAMSILSLLPVGGTAIVWGPALVVLFVKGRTGTAIAFLLWNVLVTSTLADNVLKPMLIGQKGSELSTLLVFLGVFGGLTAFGLLGVFVGPMSLAVGVMLVKILREIARESREPGAGS; from the coding sequence ATGCCGCAGTTCCGTAGTGCCCGCCTGTACCCCATCGTCTTCCTGCTCGTCCTCCTCGTCGCCGTGGGCGGGCTGAGTTATGCCGTCCTGCGCCCATTCTTCTCCGGGATCCTCTGGGCCACCATCGTCGCGGTGGCGCTCTGGCCGCTCTGGGCGAGAGTCCGCTCCCGGGCTGAAAACCGCCAGGGCCTCGCTGCGGGACTCTTCACGCTCGCGGTGGCGCTCGTCGTCCTTCTGCCGGCCGTGCTCCTCGGCGCGGCAATCCTGAACCAGGCGGCCGGGGCGGCGACCGCCGCCGCGGCCAGGCTGAAGGAGAGCGACGTCCACTCGTGGAACGACGTCCTCGCGATCCCCGGCGTCGAGCGCGTGTCGGCCTGGGTCCGCGAGACCGTCGGTCTTTCGGCGGAGGACCTCCAGACCAAGGCCCTCGAGATCGCACGAAACGCCTCTTCCTGGCTCGCGTCGGCGGGCGGGGCCGCCGTGCTTTCCTTTCTCGACATCCTGGTCACGTTCGTCCTGACGCTCTTCCTGCTGTTCTTTTTCCTCAGGGACGGCGAGGGCATGGTGGAGGCTCTCACCGACCTCATCCCGATCGACGACGCCGAACGGCGGCGGATCGTGCGCTCGCTCGGCAGCATGCTCGAGTCCATCTTCAAGGGCTCGCTTCTCTGCGCGGTCGTCCAGGGCACGTCCGGCGCCCTCGCGTGGGTCGCCGCGGGCCTGCCGTCCGCGATTCTCGCGGGCGTCGCCATGAGCATCCTTTCCCTTCTCCCGGTCGGGGGGACGGCGATCGTGTGGGGACCGGCGCTCGTCGTCCTCTTCGTCAAGGGACGGACGGGGACCGCGATCGCGTTTCTCCTCTGGAACGTCCTCGTGACGTCGACGCTCGCGGACAACGTGCTCAAGCCGATGCTGATCGGTCAGAAGGGGAGCGAGCTCTCGACGCTCCTCGTCTTCCTCGGCGTCTTCGGCGGCCTCACGGCGTTCGGCCTTCTCGGCGTCTTCGTCGGGCCGATGTCCCTCGCCGTGGGCGTGATGCTCGTGAAGATCCTGCGCGAGATCGCGAGAGAGTCGCGCGAGCCGGGTGCAGGATCCTGA